From Gemmatimonadaceae bacterium, the proteins below share one genomic window:
- a CDS encoding prepilin-type N-terminal cleavage/methylation domain-containing protein → MPIVHTRPARRGFTLIELLISMLLMMVIMAVTVQTFRRSSDLLASQAGSLEAEANARFAITSLDRDLRVAGIGTMPAQPTLVQASNTAITFNVDLVSRDPTDVFAVYIDQSADSNATSAMRKSAPITLPNSSFTYPESTYYQATGLIGGAETISYYLAKDSTTALSNEYILWRRVNGTTPRVIARGIQFNPTDTVFQYFRVTGPDTLAAVPSAQLPLYHYAAAQGSAADTGSSAVLDSIRSVRVSIKAVYHDPKSGDVLRPLQTTIRLLNAGLASQTSCGQAPVGVSVTATTSLLGAASPWVKLTWNASADDGGGENDVDLYVIYRRPDSLSVFTQPLTSIPAGSSSYTFTDNQVTHGSRWIYGVVAQDCTPSRSALGVTPTVIVP, encoded by the coding sequence ATGCCAATCGTGCACACGCGTCCCGCGCGCCGCGGCTTCACGCTCATCGAACTGCTGATCTCCATGCTTCTCATGATGGTGATCATGGCTGTCACCGTGCAGACGTTCCGCCGCAGTTCCGATCTGCTGGCCAGCCAGGCCGGCAGCCTCGAAGCGGAGGCCAATGCCCGCTTCGCCATCACCAGCCTCGATCGCGATCTGCGCGTCGCCGGCATCGGCACCATGCCCGCCCAGCCCACGCTCGTCCAGGCGTCGAACACCGCCATCACCTTCAACGTGGACCTGGTGTCCAGAGACCCCACCGACGTCTTTGCCGTATACATCGACCAGAGCGCCGACAGCAACGCCACCTCGGCCATGCGCAAGTCCGCCCCGATCACGCTCCCCAATTCGTCGTTCACCTATCCGGAGAGTACGTACTACCAGGCCACGGGCCTCATCGGCGGCGCCGAGACGATCTCGTACTACCTGGCCAAGGACTCCACCACCGCGCTGTCCAACGAATACATCCTCTGGCGCCGCGTGAACGGCACCACGCCACGCGTCATCGCGCGCGGCATCCAGTTCAACCCCACCGATACCGTCTTTCAGTACTTCCGCGTCACCGGCCCGGACACTCTCGCCGCCGTCCCGAGTGCCCAGCTCCCGCTCTACCACTACGCCGCCGCGCAGGGATCGGCCGCCGACACCGGCTCCTCCGCGGTCCTCGACAGCATTCGCAGCGTGCGGGTCTCCATCAAGGCCGTGTATCACGATCCCAAATCGGGCGATGTCCTGCGTCCCCTGCAGACCACCATCCGCCTGCTCAACGCCGGCCTCGCCAGCCAGACCAGCTGCGGCCAGGCGCCGGTCGGCGTCTCGGTCACGGCCACCACGTCCCTGCTCGGCGCCGCGTCCCCGTGGGTCAAACTCACCTGGAACGCCTCGGCCGATGACGGCGGCGGCGAGAACGACGTCGACCTCTACGTGATCTACCGCCGCCCCGACAGCCTGTCGGTGTTCACCCAGCCGCTCACCAGCATCCCCGCCGGCTCGTCCAGTTACACATTCACCGACAACCAGGTCACCCACGGCAGCCGCTGGATTTACGGCGTGGTCGCGCAAGATTGTACACCGAGCCGCTCCGCGCTCGGCGTCACGCCCACCGTCATCGTGCCATAG
- a CDS encoding prepilin-type N-terminal cleavage/methylation domain-containing protein: MLLRRRRWRARDGFTLIEVVIALLILGMALLGLALFVSRMAHAATFSHLLGTANELAADRIETIKSATTYSTLDSRYAGTETAISGLGNAGFTRQTIIRHVGGGTSDTLDYRIVTVIVTNPAMTDTIRKTTVIAAF, encoded by the coding sequence ATGCTGCTGCGCCGTCGCCGCTGGCGTGCGCGGGATGGGTTCACGCTGATCGAGGTCGTCATCGCGTTGCTCATCCTCGGAATGGCATTGCTCGGGCTCGCCCTCTTCGTCTCCCGCATGGCCCACGCGGCTACCTTCTCGCACCTGCTCGGCACCGCCAACGAGCTCGCCGCCGATCGCATCGAGACCATCAAGAGCGCCACCACCTACTCGACGCTCGATTCCAGGTACGCCGGCACCGAAACCGCCATCTCCGGCCTTGGCAACGCGGGATTCACGCGCCAGACCATCATCCGCCACGTCGGCGGCGGAACGTCCGACACCTTGGACTACCGCATCGTCACCGTGATCGTGACCAACCCGGCGATGACCGACACCATCCGCAAGACCACGGTCATCGCGGCGTTCTAG